The DNA window GCCGTTTGAGATGCCGCTGGTAGAGCGGGGTGGACGCAAGGCGGCCACCGCGTGATCGTCTGTATGTTGTGGACATAACTTCAGATCTGGCGGTGGCCGCGGGTCACAGCGTAAACCCTGCCGGGTGGCGACGAGTGCTGGCTGGGGTGCTCGCCTCCTTCGCGGGCAGGTTCGGACGGGTCGAGCCGCGTCGCACGGCGGTGGCGTTCGTGACCGGGCTGCTGGCCGATATCGAGGTCAAGACGTGTTGGCAGTTGGCGGAGCAGGCTGGGCATGCTCGGCCGGATGCGATGCAAAGGTTGTTGTATCGGGCGGTGTGGGACGCTGACGCCGTCCGTGACGACCTGCGTCAGGTGATCGTCGAACGGTTCGGTGACCCGGACGGGGTCCTGGTCGTCGACGAGACCGGGGATCTGAAGAAGGGCGTTCACTCGGTCGGGGTGCAACGCCAGTACACCGGCACCGCCGGCAGGATCGAGAACGCGCAGGTCGGGGTGTTCCTCGGCTACGCCAGCGAGCACGGGCACACCCTGATCGACCGCAGGGTCTACCTGCCGGTGTCGTGGACCGAGGACCGGGACCGCTGCCAGGATGCCGGTGTCCCGGACGAGGTCGAGTTCGCCACGAAACCCGAGCTGGCAGCCGACATGGTCACCGCGGCGGTCGACGCCGACGTGCCCGCACGGTGGGTCGCTGCGGACGAGGCCTACGGCAACAGCAGCGCTTTCCGAGCTCACCTGCGCCAACACCGACTCGGTTATGTCCTGGCCGTGTCCCGCAGCCACCTGGTGCCCCTCGACGGCGGCAAGGTCAAGGTCCGGGCCGACCATGTCGCCGCCGACCTACCAGCCTCGGCCTGGCAGCGCCGCAGCGCGGGCGCCGGATCCAAGGGCCCGCGCTTCTACGACTGGGCCTGGCTCGACGAGGTCACCACCGACGCCGACCCTGACGACAGCGGCCGACACAGCCTCCTGATCAGGCGCAACACCTCCACCGGGGAACTGGCCTTCTACCGCTGCTGGACACCGCAATCGGCCACCCTCGCCCAACTCGTCCGGGTCGCCGGGATCCGCTGGACCGTAGAGGTAGCCTTCCAAGCCGCCAAGAGTCAGGTCGGCCTCGATCAGCACCAGGTCCGCCGCTGGGACTCCTGGCACCGCTTCACCACTCTCGCCCTGGCCGCCCTCGCCATCCTGGCGATCTGCGCCGCCGACGCCGCCGACGAACCCCCGAAGAGCGACTTGATCAAGCTGACCGTCAACGAAGTCCGTCGTTTGATCAACGCCTTCATCATCCGACCGATCCACGAACTCGCCCACCGTCTGCGCTGGTCACAGTGGCGGCGCCGCCATCAAGCCCGAGCCCGACAAGCCCACTACGAACGACGCCTCAACGCCGACCTTCAGCCATGATCCCGAACGGCGGCTGCCGTACTAGTACCTCGTCTTTACACCCGCGGCGCTCGTGCACGGTCCGGCCAGTTGGCCGGCGCTGCTGCCGGGACTCGCCCTGATCGGCGTCGGCGTCGGCCTCGCGACGCCCATCCTCGGCTCGGTCTCCATGTCCCTGGTGCCCGCCGAGCGCGGCGGCATGGCCGCCGGGGCCGTCAACACCACCCGCCAGCTGGGTTTCGCGTTCGGCATCGCCGCGCTGGGCAGTGTCTTCACCGCCCAGGCGCAGGCCACCCTGGCCGGACGTGGCATCCCGGACCCGGCACACGCGGCGCACGCCATCGCCGGCGGGCAGACACCCGGCCTGCTGCGTGCCACGCCGGCAGCCGGGCGGCAACTGCTGGACAGCGCGGCGCACGCCGCCGGGGTGGCCGGTGTCCAGGCGACCTTCGCCGTGGCCGGAGCCGCCGGCGTCCTCGCCAGCCTGCTCGTGGCCGTCCTCATGCGACCCGGCCGGCCGCGCGCCGCCACCCCGAGCGAGCGTCCGCCCGTCGCGGACGGGGGCGGGACGGTGCCCCGAACCCGGGACGCCCCCGCTCGGTTCGGTACCGGGCGGTAGCCGCTGGTCCCGGGGACGCGCGGCGAGGAGCCGGCAGGCATGGTCGCCGCCGTAACGGGAACCGGAGAGCCGCCAGCAGGACCGACGGAGGAGACGCGCCATGACGGACGCATCGAGCACCGGGGCGAATCGTGCCCGCCTGCCGGGTTCGCAGGCGCAGGACGTCGCACCGCCGAACGGCGGCTTCGCCGTCGTGGAGATGTTCACCTCGCAGGGCTGCTCAAGCTGTCCTCCCGCCGAGGAGGTGCTGACCGAGATCGAGCGCGACGCCCGGATGCGGGGACAGCCGGTCTTCGCGCTCGGATTCCACGTCGACTACTGGGACGATCTGGGCTGGCCCGACCGGTTCGCCGACGCGGCGTACACCGCGCGGCAGGAGGCGTACGCACGGGCCTTCGGCACCGGACGCCTGTACACCCCCCAGATGGTTGTCAACGGCACCGTCGAGTTCGTCGGTTCCGACCGTCGACGGGCGGCGACGGCGATCGCGTCCGGCCTGACGTCGGCAACCACCACACCGCTCACACTGTCGGTGCAGGACTACGCCGCAGGCACGGGTGCCGGGCAACGGGTGGTGCTGGGCTACGAGACCGAGCGGCCTCCGGAGCGCGGGGTGCTGAACGTGGCGATCGTCGAACGCGGCCTGGAGAGCGAAATCGCCCGGGGTGAGAATGCCGGGCGGACGCTGCGGCAGGACAACGTGGTGCGCGCCTTCACCTCGCTGGGTCTGGACGCCGAGCGTGCGCAGGTGGAGCTGCAGGCGCCGCCAGATCTTGATCCTCGGCAGGCCACTGTGGTCGGTTACGTGCAGAACGACGGTGACAAGGCGGTCGTCGCCGCCGCCGCCGTCGACCTGTCCGCCGTCGCGGGATGAGCGTGGGCTGATGGCGGTGCGTGAGCGGGCGTCACGTGACCATGGCGCTCTGGCAGAGGGGGCCTCGCGAAGCTAAGGTCCAAGACCATGTCGGGGCGGTGGAGCCGAGCGCTCGGAATCCTGGCGATCGGGCTGTTCCTGGTCGCGTGCTACGGCTGCTTCACCCGGAGTTTGCCGGTGTGGCAGATCGTTGCCCTGGGCGCCATCGCGGTCTTCGGCGCGGTGGTGTGGACGGCGCTGACGGTGACGAAGGCGGTTCGGGAACGCGGTCCCGCCCAGGCGACCGCCACGGCGTACCTGGACGCGCTCGTCGCGGCTGAGTTCGCGGTCGCGTACGAGTTGCTCGACGAGCAGCGTCGGCAGGCCAGCGACCTGCCGACGTTCTCCGAACTGCACTCCGGTGGTCGGCAGCTCACCGGTTATTCGGTGGAGGGGACGACGGTGGTCGGCCCTGGGCAACCTCGTGCCGAGGTACAGGCGCACGCCCGCTTCGTTGATGGCGAGGTCGCGCCGCTGCAGCTGCTGCTGATCCGGCAGGCCGACGGCCAGTGGCGGGTCGCCGCATGGCGCACCGGCGAGCGGTGGTAGGTGAGCTGAGCGCGGCCGGGTGAGGTGTCGGGTCGCGGCGATCAGCAAAGTGGGTGCAGGGTTTCGCGGGGGCGTTCACATCGCGACATCAGCACGCAGCCCGAGGGACACATTGACGAGTGTCTCCATGCTCGATTACCGTGCCGGAGTGAGAGAGCGCTCTCTCACTCGACCTTCTCCTCGATTCAGACAACGTGCCAGCGTCGGCGAGGCCGGCATCCTGGCACGCGATGGAGGCACCGTGAAACCTCCCGTCCCCCACCGCCGTTGGGTCCTGGCCGCCGCCACCGCTCTGACCCTGGTCGCCGGCGGCCTCGTCATGTCCGTCACCCGCCCCGCGGAGGCCGCGCCCGTCGGCGCCGGCAGCTACACCACCACCCCGGTCGGCCCGCTCCCCACCGGCTGCGACTCGATGTCGAACAACCCCCGGCAGTTCGCCACCGCCAACGCGCCAGCCGGTGCGGTGCCCACCAACGACTGGTGGTCCTCGCTGCTCTGGAAGCGCACCGACTGCGCCTTCAGCGAGCCCCTGCACGCCCACCCGCTCTCGTACGACACCTTCACCGACGGCCTCGGCTTCTCCGCCAACTCCACGCCCGCCATCAGCGGCACCTCGACCGGGGTCGGCGAGTACCACTACCCGTACGTCCAGGACATCCGGGTCGGCGTGGCCGGGCTCGACGCGCCCCAGGTCAAGGTCGACGGCTGGACCGACTGGACGGTCAGCCCGCACTGGAGCGACGCAGCGCGGACGATGCGTGCCACCATCGGCCACGGCCTGCCCTTCGCGTACTTCCAGACCACCGGTGGGGACGCGGTGATTAGCGCGACGGGCACCGCCGACGTCTGGTCCAACAGCGGCGCCACGGTGGGCTTCCGGGTCAACGGCCACGACTACGTCGGGTACGCCCCCAGCGGCGCCACCTGGACCGTCAGCGGCGGCCGGATCTCCTCCACCCTGGCCGGTCGGGGCTACCTCTCCGTCGCCCTCCTGCCGCCGTCGACGAGCGCGGCCGAGCGCGCCGACCTGGCCACCACCTACGGCCGGTACGCGCACGCCCACGTCACCGGCACCACCGTCTCGTACGCCTACAACCCGCCGACCAGCGCGCTGACCACCACGTACGCGTTCACCACGACCGCCCGGGAAGGGACTGCCACGCAGACGGTGGTCAGCCTCTACCCGCACCAGTGGAAGTCGCTGACCGGCTCCACGCCGATCACTCCGACCTACCCGTCGGCGCGCGGCCGGATGAAGGTGCTCACCGGCGTCAACCAGTTCCGCACCGCCATGAAGTTCCAGGGCGTCCTGCCGGAACTGCCGGCCGTCGGCGACGGCAGCGGCGCCGACCTGTCGACGCTCTCCAACCACCTGGCCGCCGCCCGAGCGAACCCGATGGACCAGCGCGGCGGCGACACGTACTGGACGGGCAAGGGGCTCGGCCGGGCCGCCCGGCTCGCCGAGGTGGCCGACCTGGTCAACGACACCGCGACGCGGGACAGCGCGCTGAACGCGATCCGCAGCACGCTCACCGACTGGTTCACCGCGTCCAGCGGCAAGACCTCGAAGGTCTTCTACTACGACGGCAACTGGGGCACGCTGATCGGCTACCCGGCGTCGTACGGCTCCGACCAGGAACTCAACGACCACCACTTCCACTACGGCTACTACATCGCCGCCGCCGCGACGCTGGCCAAGTTCGACCCGGCATGGGCCGCCAAGACCCGCTACGGCGGCATGGTGGACCTGCTGATCCGGGACGCCAACAACTACCGCCGCGACGACACCCGCATTCCCTACCTGCGCGACTTCGACATCTACGCCGGCCACGACTGGGCGTCCGGGCACGGCTCGTTCGGCTCGGGCAACAACCAGGAGTCGTCGTCGGAGGGGATGAACTTCGCCAACGCCCTGATCCAGTGGGGGCAGGTGACCGGCGACACCGCCGTCCGCGACGCCGGCATCTTCCTCTACACCACCCAGGCCGCGGCCATCCAGGAGTACTGGTTCGACGTCAGCGACCAGAACTTCCCCGCCGCCTTCGGGCACTCGACGGTCGGCATGGTCTGGGGTGACGGCGGCGCGTACGCCACCTGGTTCAGCGGCGAGCCGGAGATGATCCAGGGCATCAACCTGCTGCCGGTCACCGGCGGACACCTCTACCTGGGCAACAACCCGGCGTACGTACGGACCAACTACGCCGAACTGGTGCGCAACAACGGTGGGCCGCCGACGGTGTGGCAGGACATCCTCTGGCAGTTCCAGGCCCTCGGCGACGGCGACGCGGCGCTGGCGAACCTCCGCGCGAACCCCAACTACACCGTCGAGGAGGGAGAGAGCCGGGCACACACCTTCCACTGGATCCGCAACCTCGCGGCGCTGGGCACCGTCGACACGACGGTGACCGCCAACCACCCGCTGTCGGCGGTGTTCTCGCGCAACGGGGCGCGCACGTACGTGGCGTCGAACCCGACCGCGACGGCGATCACGGTGACGTTCTCCAACGGCACGACGCTCGCCGTGCCGGCCGGACGCACGGCCACCACCGGGGCGTACACCTGGAGCGGCGGCAACGCGTCGGGCGGCGTACCCCCGGTGACCCCACCGCCCACCGACCCGCCGCCCACCGACCCACCGCCCCCGTCGGGCTCGCCGACGCGGTACCTGCTGGCCGGTGGCGGGCTGGGCACCGCCGGCGGCGCGGCCACGACCACGGTCGCGGCGGCCAACGGCAACCACGACGGCACGCCGACCAACGCGCAGGTCTTCACGGCGACCGGCCTCAACCTCGCCTACTCCGGCGGGCAGACCACCTTCGACCTGTTCGTGGACGCCGGCACCGCGGTCGGTAACGGCGTGCAGGTGCGGATCTCCTACGACCTGACGGGCAACGGCAGCTGGGAGCGGGTGGAGACGTCGCGGTACTTCGCCACCGACCCGGTCCCCGGCTACGAGCACTACACCCAGAGCACCGGCCTGGCCTCGGCCACCGGCACGTTGGGCGCGCTGAGCAACGGCACGGTCCGGGTGGAGGTCTGGTCGGCGATCGGCAACAACCCGAGCACGGTGGGCATCGGCAACCAGTCGGTGCTCCGGCTGCCGTACTCCTGATCGATCCACCCGCGCCGCCGCCGGTTCGGTAGGGCCGGCGGCGGCGCGGCGCACGCCCCATCCTCATCGGGGGGACGGGGCGACCTCCACCCGATGGCTCTCGTTGTCGGAGAGGAACGACGCCAGCGCCCGCCCCTGCTCGGCGACGGCGGCGCGGTCGGCTCGGGACAATCGGCGCAGCGGATTGACGGTCACCGTGCCGCCCGCGACGCTCCAGGTCGCGGCGACCCGACCGTCGACCAGGACCGCGCGCTCGCCGGCGACCGACAGGCCGCGGTGGGCGTCGTCGACGATCCGGCTCCGGTCGTGGTAGCCAAGTATCGCGTTGTCGAAAGCAGGCAGGAACCGCACCGGGGCGGGTGTGTCGGCGTCGGGGCGCGGCGCGTCGGGCAGGTCCAGCAGCTCGCGCCCACGCTCGTCGCGGAACGTGACCAACTCCCCGCGCATCGCGGTCACCGCGGCCGGCAGTCCGGCGAGGCCGCACCAGGCGCGCAGGTCGGCCGTCGCCGCGGGACCGAACGCTGCCAGGTAGCGGCGTACCAGCGCCCGGCCGACCGGGTCCGCCCCATCGGGTGCCGGAGGGTCGATCTCCCGACCGAGCCAGGAGGAGAGCAGGGCGTAGCGGGCACCGGCCCTCGTGCGCCACACCCCACGCGGCGGCAGTTGCACCATCGGGATCAGCGCGGCGACCAGCATCTCGCCGATCGGCCTCGGCCCCGGCACCGGCCAACGCTCGGTGAGGGCCCGCGCGAGTTCGGTCATCGTGCGCGGCTCGTCGTCCGCCATCACCGACAGCCCCGCCGCCCCCAGCTCGTCGAGGTCCACCCCGTCAAGCTCGCGGCGGTAGGTCCCGAGCACCCGTTGGCGCAGCATGGCATCGTGCCGCGCACGCCAGGCCAGAGCGTCGTCGGCGGCCAGCAGGTGGACGGTGCGACGCATGAGGTGTGTCCGCACCACGCTTCGCCGGGTCAGCAGGTCCGAGAGCACCGCCGGGTCGAACGCACGCAGCCTCGACCAGAGCC is part of the Micromonospora cremea genome and encodes:
- a CDS encoding DUF1223 domain-containing protein: MTDASSTGANRARLPGSQAQDVAPPNGGFAVVEMFTSQGCSSCPPAEEVLTEIERDARMRGQPVFALGFHVDYWDDLGWPDRFADAAYTARQEAYARAFGTGRLYTPQMVVNGTVEFVGSDRRRAATAIASGLTSATTTPLTLSVQDYAAGTGAGQRVVLGYETERPPERGVLNVAIVERGLESEIARGENAGRTLRQDNVVRAFTSLGLDAERAQVELQAPPDLDPRQATVVGYVQNDGDKAVVAAAAVDLSAVAG
- a CDS encoding winged helix DNA-binding domain-containing protein — protein: MTVLDTRALNRATLARQLLLDRADLPVLDAVAHLGGLQAQEPFVGLWSRLRAFDPAVLSDLLTRRSVVRTHLMRRTVHLLAADDALAWRARHDAMLRQRVLGTYRRELDGVDLDELGAAGLSVMADDEPRTMTELARALTERWPVPGPRPIGEMLVAALIPMVQLPPRGVWRTRAGARYALLSSWLGREIDPPAPDGADPVGRALVRRYLAAFGPAATADLRAWCGLAGLPAAVTAMRGELVTFRDERGRELLDLPDAPRPDADTPAPVRFLPAFDNAILGYHDRSRIVDDAHRGLSVAGERAVLVDGRVAATWSVAGGTVTVNPLRRLSRADRAAVAEQGRALASFLSDNESHRVEVAPSPR
- a CDS encoding IS701 family transposase — its product is MLAGVLASFAGRFGRVEPRRTAVAFVTGLLADIEVKTCWQLAEQAGHARPDAMQRLLYRAVWDADAVRDDLRQVIVERFGDPDGVLVVDETGDLKKGVHSVGVQRQYTGTAGRIENAQVGVFLGYASEHGHTLIDRRVYLPVSWTEDRDRCQDAGVPDEVEFATKPELAADMVTAAVDADVPARWVAADEAYGNSSAFRAHLRQHRLGYVLAVSRSHLVPLDGGKVKVRADHVAADLPASAWQRRSAGAGSKGPRFYDWAWLDEVTTDADPDDSGRHSLLIRRNTSTGELAFYRCWTPQSATLAQLVRVAGIRWTVEVAFQAAKSQVGLDQHQVRRWDSWHRFTTLALAALAILAICAADAADEPPKSDLIKLTVNEVRRLINAFIIRPIHELAHRLRWSQWRRRHQARARQAHYERRLNADLQP
- a CDS encoding glycosyl hydrolase is translated as MKPPVPHRRWVLAAATALTLVAGGLVMSVTRPAEAAPVGAGSYTTTPVGPLPTGCDSMSNNPRQFATANAPAGAVPTNDWWSSLLWKRTDCAFSEPLHAHPLSYDTFTDGLGFSANSTPAISGTSTGVGEYHYPYVQDIRVGVAGLDAPQVKVDGWTDWTVSPHWSDAARTMRATIGHGLPFAYFQTTGGDAVISATGTADVWSNSGATVGFRVNGHDYVGYAPSGATWTVSGGRISSTLAGRGYLSVALLPPSTSAAERADLATTYGRYAHAHVTGTTVSYAYNPPTSALTTTYAFTTTAREGTATQTVVSLYPHQWKSLTGSTPITPTYPSARGRMKVLTGVNQFRTAMKFQGVLPELPAVGDGSGADLSTLSNHLAAARANPMDQRGGDTYWTGKGLGRAARLAEVADLVNDTATRDSALNAIRSTLTDWFTASSGKTSKVFYYDGNWGTLIGYPASYGSDQELNDHHFHYGYYIAAAATLAKFDPAWAAKTRYGGMVDLLIRDANNYRRDDTRIPYLRDFDIYAGHDWASGHGSFGSGNNQESSSEGMNFANALIQWGQVTGDTAVRDAGIFLYTTQAAAIQEYWFDVSDQNFPAAFGHSTVGMVWGDGGAYATWFSGEPEMIQGINLLPVTGGHLYLGNNPAYVRTNYAELVRNNGGPPTVWQDILWQFQALGDGDAALANLRANPNYTVEEGESRAHTFHWIRNLAALGTVDTTVTANHPLSAVFSRNGARTYVASNPTATAITVTFSNGTTLAVPAGRTATTGAYTWSGGNASGGVPPVTPPPTDPPPTDPPPPSGSPTRYLLAGGGLGTAGGAATTTVAAANGNHDGTPTNAQVFTATGLNLAYSGGQTTFDLFVDAGTAVGNGVQVRISYDLTGNGSWERVETSRYFATDPVPGYEHYTQSTGLASATGTLGALSNGTVRVEVWSAIGNNPSTVGIGNQSVLRLPYS